The Microbacterium limosum sequence AGACCACGACGTGGCCGCGGACGCTCAGCGAATCGGTGGACTACGAGGCCGAGCTCGGCGTCGTCGTGGGCCGGGCGGGAGCCGACATCGCGCCCGAGGATGCGCTCGATCACGTGTGGGGGTACACCGTGGTCAACGACATCACGGCCCGCGACATCCAGTTCTCCGAGGCCCAGTGGTCGCGGTGCAAGTCCTTCGACGGTTTCACGCCGACGGGCCCGTTCGTCGTGACCGCCGACGAGATCGCCGACCCGCAGGATCTCCACATCTGGACCGTCGTCGACGGCCACACCGTTCAGGATGCCTCGACCGGTCAGATGGTGCGGTCGGTCGCGACCCTGGTGGCGCACCTGTCGCAGTCCGCCACCCTGCTGCCGGGGACGTTGATCTCCACCGGCAGCCCCGGGGGCGCGGGGTACTCGCGGGATCCGCAGATCTTCCTGCGCGATCGGTCCACGGTGACGGTGGGCATCGACGGCGTGGGCGAGCTGACCACGCACTGCCGCATCCTCGGCTGACCCGAGCCGCCCTAGAGGTCCTCGGCGGAGGAGACGGTCGGAATCGCCGCCGTCACCGCTTCGAGCCCCGACAGCCGCGCGGGCGAGAGCTGCTTGACGACCTCCTCGCGCGACATGAGCCCGGCCTCCACGACGAGGTCGGCCACGTTGCGCCCGGTCAGCAGCGCCGTCTTGGCCAGCGCCGCCGACGCCGAATAGCCGATGAAGGGCGTGAGGGCGGTGACGACGCCCACGGACGAGCCGACCATCGCGCCCAGACGCTCGCGGTTCGCGGTGATACCGTCGACGCAGTTGACCCGGAGGGTGAACGTCGCCTGCCGCATCCACGTGATCGACTGGAAGATCGAGTGCGCGATGACCGGTTCGAAGGCGTTGAGCTGCAGCTGCCCCGCCTCGACGGCCATCGTCACGGTCGTGTCGGCGCCGACGACGGCGAAGGCGACCTGATTGACGACCTCGGGGATGACGGGGTTGACCTTGCCGGGCATGATGCTCGAGCCCGCCTGCCGCGCCGGCAGGTTGATCTCGCCGAAGCCCGCCTGGGGGCCGGAGGAGAGCAGTCGCAGGTCGTTGCAGATCTTCGACAGCTTGATCGCATTCCGCTTGAGCGACGACGAGAACGACATGAAGGCGCCGGTGTCGCTCGTGGACTCCACGAGATCGGTGGCCGTCTGGAGATCCAGCGCGGTGATCTCCCGGAGGTGCCGCAGGACGGCGACCGAGTACCCGGGGTGCGCCGTGATCCCGGTGCCGATCGCCGTGGCACCCATGTTGATCTCCGTGAGCAGGTAGGCGTTCTCCTTCAGGCGGTTCCAGTCCTCGCGCAGCGTCGTGGCGAAGCCGTTGAACTCCTGTCCGAGGGTCATCGGAACGGCATCCTGCAGCTGCGTGCGGCCCACCTTCAGGATGTCGTGGAACTCGTCCGCCTTGGCCTGGAAGGATCGGCGAAGCAGATCGAGCTGCTCGAGAAGGGCCCGCAGATCAAGGCTCAGACCCACCTTGATCGCGGTGGGGTAGACGTCGTTCGTCGACTGGCTGCGGTTGGTGTCGTCGATCGGCGAGAGGAATGCGTAATCGCCCTTCTCGCGTCCCGCCATCTCGAGCGCGACGTTGGTGATCACCTCGTTGGCGTTCATGTTCGTCGACGTGCCCGCCCCGCCCTGGATGACGCCGACGACGAACTCGTCGTGGAACTCGCCGTCGATGATGCGCTGGGCCGCCGCGTCGATCAGCGACGCCTTGTCCTCCGGCAGGACGCCGATCTCGCGATTGGCGCGCGCCGCGGCCTGCTTGACCATCGCGAGGCCGCGCACCAGGTCGGGATACACCGAGATCGGACGCTTGCTGATCGGGAAGTTCTCGAGCGCTCGTGCGGTGTGGATGCCCCAGTAGGCGTCGGCGGGGATCTCGAGCGATCCGAGGGAGTCGGTCTCGGTGCGGGTACGGGGCGCTGCGCCCACGTCCATGTGGGAGGCCATGTGGTGTCCTTGTGGGTCGATCACGGCGGATAGTCGGATGTGCCCCGAGCCTACTCGCGACGAACGCCGGGACCGACGCGAGGTGCGACGATCCCGGCGCCCGGTGTGTGCGCGATCAGCGATTCAGCGGCGACATGTCGGCGTAGCGGTCGCCCACCTCGGCGCCGACCGCCCCGACTTCGCCCGCGACGGCCTCGACCTTGTCGACGATCGCGAGGTTGGCGTTCAGGGCGTCACCGGCGAAACGCGGGTTGGAGCGGCGGAAGTCGCTCTCGTCGAGTTGGTCGAGCGAGCGGATGGCTCCGGTCAGGAATCCTCGCCCGAGCGGCGAATAGGGCACGAACCCGATGCCGAGCTCGCGGACGGTCGGCAGGATCTCGGCCTCGCTAGAACTTCGAGCGCACTCGAAGTCAAGCGTCCGGCGCGCCGTGCGGGCCGGGCTTGCGTGAGAACACCTCGAGGCGCTCATCGGGGGTGAGCCCGGACATCCGCTCGTACCACCCCGGACCGAAGAAGTCGCCGGACGGCGCCTCCGCGACGGGGACGACCGTGTGCGTGATCGTGTCGTCGTAGACGTGCACGAGGTGGAAGGACTGTCCGGCATCCATGCCGTTCACCGACGCCGCCGGACGGCCGAGGTCCATCGTGTAGCAGGTCGCCGACGCCACGCTCACGGGGACGCCCGCGAACGTGCCGTGGGTGGAGTAGTGGAGGTGCCCCGCGAGGACGGCGCGCACGTCGGCACCGGCGATGGCTTCGGCGAGGAGTTCCTGCCGCTGCAGTTCGAGGATGCCGAAGAGCGGCACATGGCTCGGGAGCGGCGGGTGGTGGAGGGCCAGGATCGTGCCGAGCGGGGCGGGGTCGCGCAGCCGCTCGCGCAGCCACGCGAGCTGCGCGTCGTCGATGTCGCCGTGGTGCCAGCCCGGGACGGTCGAGTCGAGCGCGATGAGGCGCAGACCGCCCAGGTCCCACTCCCCCGTGATCGGCTCCTGCGTGGGCTCGCCGCCGAGCAGGTCGCGACGCATCTGCGGACGCTCGTCGTGATTGCCGGCGACCCATACGATCGGCGCCGACAGACGCTCCGCGAGCGGCTCGACGACCTCGCGGAGGAGCCGGTACGCCTCCGGTTCGCCGAGATCGGTGAGATCGCCGGTGAAGACGAGCGCGTCGGGCGCGAGCTGCATCCCCTCGATGCGCTCGATCGTGCGGCGCAGGTTTGCCTCCACGTCGTACACGCCGCCCAGGCGCCCGCCGCCGCCCAGGAGGTGGGTGTCGCTCAGGTGCAGCAGCGTGCGCAGCGGGGCGGGGTGACGGCCGAACGTGTAGGAAGTGCTCACGCCGACAGCCTAGGAGCGGCTCACCCCACCACGATGAGGACGATGCCCGCGATGACGGCGAGACCGCACGCAGCGAAGCATGCGTATGCACCCGCGGCGGAGATGCGCTTCTGTCCCAGGGACAGCGGGTTCTTCTTGGCGGCCTTCGCCGCCGCCTTCTCTGCGCGCCGCGCCTGCTTCTCGCTGATGACGGTGATCGCGTCCGTGAACTCCGCCGGCGAGACGACGGGGACGCGACCCGCGCGCACGAGCAGGCGCAGGCCCAGCGCGTAGAAGCCGACCACGAGGATCGCCCCGACGAGGGCGGCGGCGAAGACCTGGAGGAATGCGAGCCAATCGATCGCCACGCCCGTCACCGCCCCGCCCTGTCGTCCTGCTCGCGACGCGCGGCCGCGGCGGCCCGACGGCGCGTGGGCGGCGGGTCGCCGGTCACCGTCACGGCGTGCCCGGACTCGGCGACCTCGCTCATCGCGTTGCCCGCATCGACGACGTTCCGGCGCGAGCGCAGGAACAGACCCACGATGATGACGAGGGCGATCGCGGCATCCACCATCACTCCCCACGTGCCGAACCAGACGACGACCAGCGCGGCGAGCGCGCCCACGAACCCGGCGGCCGGAAGCGTGAGCACCCAGCCGATGGCGATCCTCCCCACGGTGCGCCACCGCACCGTGGAGCCGCGGCGCCCGAGGCCGGATCCGATGACCGAGCCGGAGGCGACCTGGGTGGTCGAGAGCGCGAAGCCGAGCGCGCTCGAAGCGAGGATCGTGGAGGCCGTGGACGTCTCGGCGGCGAACCCCTGGGCGGGCTTGACGTCGGTCAGGCCCTTGCCGAGGGTGCGGATGATACGCCACCCGCCCATGTAGGTGCCGAGCGCGATCGTGACGGCGCAGGCCACGATCACCCACAGCTGCGGGTCGGGGTCGCTCTGCCAGCCCACGGCGAGGAGCGCGAGGGTGATGACCCCCATCGTCTTCTGCGCATCGTTCGTGCCATGGGCGAGCGCGACCAGGCTCGACGTGAAGATCTGCCCCCACCGGAAGCCCGAGCGTCCGTCGGGCTTGCCGTCGTACCGCCGCGTCAGGGCGTAGGCGATCTTCGTGACACTGAAGGCGATGAGGCCCGCCGTGACGGGCGCGATGACGGCGGGCAGGATGACCTTCGACATCACGACGCCGAAATCGATCGCGGCGACGCCGACGCCGACGAGGGTGGCGCCGATGAGCCCGCCGAACAGGGCGTGGGAGGAACTGGAGGGCAGCCCGAGCAGCCAGGTCAGCATGTTCCAGGTGATCGCGCCGATGAGCCCCGCGAAGATGATGGCCGGGAAGACGGCGCCCGAGATCTCATCCTCGCGGATCATTCCGCCGGAGATG is a genomic window containing:
- a CDS encoding fumarylacetoacetate hydrolase family protein, encoding MRFAHIVSPSSPEPALVVVSGEEGVVVSELWKGAPSDLQTLIEGGDDLLARVRDAMAQQPGTATRHPLSSVSFASAVSAPPLILAIGLNYSAHSSELGLKTDAAPTVFTLWPNSLTGHGQTTTWPRTLSESVDYEAELGVVVGRAGADIAPEDALDHVWGYTVVNDITARDIQFSEAQWSRCKSFDGFTPTGPFVVTADEIADPQDLHIWTVVDGHTVQDASTGQMVRSVATLVAHLSQSATLLPGTLISTGSPGGAGYSRDPQIFLRDRSTVTVGIDGVGELTTHCRILG
- a CDS encoding aspartate ammonia-lyase: MASHMDVGAAPRTRTETDSLGSLEIPADAYWGIHTARALENFPISKRPISVYPDLVRGLAMVKQAAARANREIGVLPEDKASLIDAAAQRIIDGEFHDEFVVGVIQGGAGTSTNMNANEVITNVALEMAGREKGDYAFLSPIDDTNRSQSTNDVYPTAIKVGLSLDLRALLEQLDLLRRSFQAKADEFHDILKVGRTQLQDAVPMTLGQEFNGFATTLREDWNRLKENAYLLTEINMGATAIGTGITAHPGYSVAVLRHLREITALDLQTATDLVESTSDTGAFMSFSSSLKRNAIKLSKICNDLRLLSSGPQAGFGEINLPARQAGSSIMPGKVNPVIPEVVNQVAFAVVGADTTVTMAVEAGQLQLNAFEPVIAHSIFQSITWMRQATFTLRVNCVDGITANRERLGAMVGSSVGVVTALTPFIGYSASAALAKTALLTGRNVADLVVEAGLMSREEVVKQLSPARLSGLEAVTAAIPTVSSAEDL
- a CDS encoding aldo/keto reductase translates to MSASRCSHASPARTARRTLDFECARSSSEAEILPTVRELGIGFVPYSPLGRGFLTGAIRSLDQLDESDFRRSNPRFAGDALNANLAIVDKVEAVAGEVGAVGAEVGDRYADMSPLNR
- a CDS encoding metallophosphoesterase; translation: MSTSYTFGRHPAPLRTLLHLSDTHLLGGGGRLGGVYDVEANLRRTIERIEGMQLAPDALVFTGDLTDLGEPEAYRLLREVVEPLAERLSAPIVWVAGNHDERPQMRRDLLGGEPTQEPITGEWDLGGLRLIALDSTVPGWHHGDIDDAQLAWLRERLRDPAPLGTILALHHPPLPSHVPLFGILELQRQELLAEAIAGADVRAVLAGHLHYSTHGTFAGVPVSVASATCYTMDLGRPAASVNGMDAGQSFHLVHVYDDTITHTVVPVAEAPSGDFFGPGWYERMSGLTPDERLEVFSRKPGPHGAPDA
- a CDS encoding peptidase, whose protein sequence is MAIDWLAFLQVFAAALVGAILVVGFYALGLRLLVRAGRVPVVSPAEFTDAITVISEKQARRAEKAAAKAAKKNPLSLGQKRISAAGAYACFAACGLAVIAGIVLIVVG
- a CDS encoding inorganic phosphate transporter, giving the protein MDTAALVIVLVIGLALFFDFTNGFHDTANAMATPIATGALKPKVAVLLAAVLNLVGAFLSTEVARTISGGMIREDEISGAVFPAIIFAGLIGAITWNMLTWLLGLPSSSSHALFGGLIGATLVGVGVAAIDFGVVMSKVILPAVIAPVTAGLIAFSVTKIAYALTRRYDGKPDGRSGFRWGQIFTSSLVALAHGTNDAQKTMGVITLALLAVGWQSDPDPQLWVIVACAVTIALGTYMGGWRIIRTLGKGLTDVKPAQGFAAETSTASTILASSALGFALSTTQVASGSVIGSGLGRRGSTVRWRTVGRIAIGWVLTLPAAGFVGALAALVVVWFGTWGVMVDAAIALVIIVGLFLRSRRNVVDAGNAMSEVAESGHAVTVTGDPPPTRRRAAAAARREQDDRAGR